A region from the Clostridium beijerinckii genome encodes:
- a CDS encoding transcription factor YdeB, with translation MFLIGDKVVYPMQGIGIIDRIEDKIFSGKNREYIIVKILSNSLEIMIPSDKISSSNLRKITDNSTLEDVLFDLTNKNNNLEGISAKERYQNNMTKIKSGSLKDSAEVVYDLILMNKEKSLNTSEKQLFNTAHKFLVQEVSFIKDISETEATDFLNLNLNKI, from the coding sequence TTGTTTTTAATTGGAGATAAAGTCGTCTACCCAATGCAAGGTATAGGTATTATTGATAGAATCGAAGATAAAATTTTTTCTGGTAAGAATAGAGAGTACATAATAGTTAAAATTCTATCAAACAGTCTTGAAATAATGATTCCAAGTGATAAAATATCAAGTTCAAATTTGCGTAAAATCACTGATAATTCTACTTTAGAAGATGTATTATTTGATCTTACTAACAAAAATAACAATTTAGAAGGTATATCAGCTAAAGAAAGATATCAAAATAATATGACTAAAATAAAATCTGGTTCTCTTAAAGATAGTGCTGAAGTAGTTTACGATTTAATACTTATGAATAAAGAGAAATCATTAAATACTAGTGAAAAGCAACTTTTTAATACTGCTCATAAATTTTTAGTTCAGGAAGTTTCTTTTATTAAAGACATTAGTGAAACTGAAGCTACAGATTTCTTAAATTTAAATCTTAATAAAATATAA
- a CDS encoding cytochrome C551: MEDKTLVCKDCGNEFVFTSGEQEFYKEKGFENEPVRCPDCRRARKQQNNRR; this comes from the coding sequence ATGGAAGATAAAACATTAGTATGTAAAGATTGTGGAAATGAATTTGTATTTACATCTGGAGAACAAGAATTCTACAAAGAAAAAGGATTTGAAAACGAACCAGTAAGATGTCCTGATTGTAGAAGAGCTAGAAAGCAACAAAATAACAGAAGATAG